The sequence below is a genomic window from bacterium.
AGACCGACTCAGTTTGCGCATCGGACAGTTCGTCATTCCCTACGGAGTCAATCCGATTCAGGCACCGCGCCAGCGCTTCATCTTGCCCATCGAAGCCACCGACCTGGGGATGAAATGGGATTGGGGCATCGATCTCAAGGGGCCGCTTGGCGAGTACGACTGGCAGATCGCGGCCACCATCGGTTCGGGCGAAGCGATCCACTCCTCTCATCTCTTCAGTTCTTCTGAGCGAGAGAGTTATCTGTTCAGTGGACGCCTGGGCACTCCTACCTATTGGGATTTCCAGTACGGAGTTTCTTTTGCATACGGCGATCTGCCGACGGTCCGCGGGCCGCGCCTGTTCAGCGACAACGCTTCGATTTCGCGCTGGCGACTGGCCCTGGATGGTTTCTACAAGTACGGCACCTACCTGATGTGCGGCGCTCAGTTGACCTACGGAGAGGACGGCTTTGCCGGTGACGAGAAACACGTCATGGTCACCATGGGAAAGCAAGCCACCGTCGTCGGTTACCGAGTGTGGGCCGATTGGGTGGTGCCGAATTTCCAGGATATCCGTCTTGCGGCACAGTTCGAATCAGTGATTCGCGACACGGCCACGAAGGACGCAGACGATACGGCGGCAATCATTGGCGTGAATTATTCGCTTACGACATCCGTCAGTCTGCAACTGAACTACCGAAAAGAATACAGCAACACCATGGGGATGGAGAACGATGCGTTCTACTTCACGTTCGTATACTACTCGCGATAGCCGGGGTGAGCGGCGCCGGGCGCTTTTCTCGTTGCAGCCGAGGCACGCCGCAATTCTCATTTCCGTTTCGATGGCTCTGCTGGCAGGGTGGCCCGTCGGGAGCGCAATGGCGGAAGACTCCGCGGCGATCTCGTTCACCGACGTGTCCGGACCTTCGGGACTCCGGTTTCGCCACACCTTTGGTGCGGACAAACTCGAAAACGTCCTCATGACCACGGGTAGTGGCGTAGCGCTGTTCGACTACGACAATGACGGATGGCTGGACGCTTTCCTGGTCAATAGCACGGCCCTCGACGATCAAGGCAAGCCCGAGGCCGACAGTACGACTCACCACGCGCTCTTTCACAACGAAGGCGACGGAACCTTCAAGGATGTGACCGCGGCAGCGGGGTTGAGCGAGATCACCTACGGGCAGGGCGTCGCCTGTGCTGACTTCGATGGCGACGGATTCACGGATTTCTACCTGACCAACTACGGTCCCAATCGACTCTTTCGCAACAAGGGCGATGGAACCTTCGAGGACGTTACGGAGAAATCGGGAACGGGTGACGCACGCTGGGGGGCCGGTGCCGCATTTTTCGACTACGACGGCGATCTCGACCTGGATCTCTTCGTGACCAACTACGTGAAGTTCCGACCCCGGTCCGAGGGAACTCACTCGTCCTCACTTTCCAAGCGCATGGGCTTCCGCTTCTTTCCCGGTCCCCGGGATTACGAACCGGAAATGGACATCGTCTACCGCAACAACGGTGACGGAACCTTTACCGATGTCAGCAAGGAAGTGGGGCTGGACCCCGGGGGCAAGGGGTTGAACATCGCGATCTCGGATTTTGACGGGGATGGTGACCAGGATGTCTTCGTGGCCAATGATGCCACGCCGAATTTCATGTACCAGAACGATGCTGGAAAGTTCACCGAGATCGGGATGGAATCGGGCACCGCTTTCGATCCTGACGGTGTCGAAACTGCCGCCATGGGCGTCGATGTCGCCGACCTCAACGGCGACGGGCGCCAAGATCTCTACGTCACGAACATGCTCTTTGAGTTCAACAATATGTATCAGAATCAGGGAGATCTTCAGTTCGAGGACGTCACGCGGTCCATGCAGTTGGACAAAGACAATTACCGGCATGTGGGCTGGGCGACTCGCTTCGCAGATTTCAACCACGACGGGCATCTGGACTGCTTTGTCGGGAACGGACACGTCGTGGACTACATCGAAGGCTTTTCCCAGAGCGTGACCTACGGTCAGCAGAACATGCTCTTCATGGGGCAGGCCGACGGGCGCTTTGTCGACGTCGCAGATCAGGCCGGCAAGGCGTTTCAGCGCATGCGTGTAACTCGAGGTGCGGCTTTTGGTGATATCGACAACGACGGTGATATCGACATCCTGACGCTGAATTCAGGTGGGCGTTCCGAGCTATTGCGCAATGACCTGCCAGCAAATGACCGCTGGTTGAAGATCCGCTTCGAGGGCAAGGCCCCGAATACTCACGCGATCGGTGCCAAGGTTCGCGTGAAACTCGGCGATCGCAGCATCGCCTCGGAGGTGCGCTTCGCCAGTAGTTATCTGAGCAGCAGTGATCCCACGATGCACCTGGGGCTTCCCGCTGGAATCGACAAGGGCGAAGTCGAGGTCATCTGGCCGTCGGGCAAGCGCTCGACTCAGGAAGTCAGCGCGGCGACCCTGACGATCGTCCGGGAGCCATGATCGTCCGGGAACCCTGACGATCGTCGTCGGTGAGCGCCGATCAGGAGCGCTTTTGAAGCGCGGCTCTCTCCTGGTCCACGCAGGGAAAGAGTCGTTCGAGATCGGGATCTTCAGCGACTGTGCGAAGGCCTTTCAGGCAGCCCGCAAAGAGCCTGCGTTCCGCGGCCTTGCGCCTGGCGATCCGCATATCGTCTGAACGCGTGTCGCCTTCTCCCAGGACTCCCCGCACCGGGCGATCCGCTTCCATGGAACCTACCGCTCGCACAACCAACTCCACCGCGCGATCGGCATTGCCCTCTTTCCAGGCGAGGTAGCCGCTCAGATACAGGGCCGAAGTGGCTTTGGGGTTCATGCGATAGGCCGATTCCAGCAAGGACCTGGCTTCATCCAACTCGCCTTGCGCCAGCGTCGCTTCACCCAGAAGTATGAGAGGCTTGCTTTCCTCTCGATTCAACCCGTGAGCGCTCTGGAAGGCCGATACCGCGGCGTTCAGATCGAAGAGATGTTCCGCCTCGGGAAGGGTGTGCAGGATCCCCAACTGAACCCATGCGCGGGAGCTTGCGGAGTTCAATTCGATCAAGCGGCGCCAGCTCTCGACTGCTTCGGCATAGCGATCGAGTTCCAGCAGGCTGTTTCCCCGGTAGTAGAGTGCATCCTCGTG
It includes:
- a CDS encoding CRTAC1 family protein encodes the protein MAEDSAAISFTDVSGPSGLRFRHTFGADKLENVLMTTGSGVALFDYDNDGWLDAFLVNSTALDDQGKPEADSTTHHALFHNEGDGTFKDVTAAAGLSEITYGQGVACADFDGDGFTDFYLTNYGPNRLFRNKGDGTFEDVTEKSGTGDARWGAGAAFFDYDGDLDLDLFVTNYVKFRPRSEGTHSSSLSKRMGFRFFPGPRDYEPEMDIVYRNNGDGTFTDVSKEVGLDPGGKGLNIAISDFDGDGDQDVFVANDATPNFMYQNDAGKFTEIGMESGTAFDPDGVETAAMGVDVADLNGDGRQDLYVTNMLFEFNNMYQNQGDLQFEDVTRSMQLDKDNYRHVGWATRFADFNHDGHLDCFVGNGHVVDYIEGFSQSVTYGQQNMLFMGQADGRFVDVADQAGKAFQRMRVTRGAAFGDIDNDGDIDILTLNSGGRSELLRNDLPANDRWLKIRFEGKAPNTHAIGAKVRVKLGDRSIASEVRFASSYLSSSDPTMHLGLPAGIDKGEVEVIWPSGKRSTQEVSAATLTIVREP